The Sulfurospirillum sp. UCH001 genome segment TTGGTAGTAATATGTTTGACACCAGTAAAAAACTCTATGAGCGCGGACAAGATTTTGGAGCGCTTTTTAACTCTGATGGAAAAGCATTCAATCTTACAACAGGACAAGGTATATGGACAAGTTTTGCACAAGCAAGAACCAATACCGTTACTATGACAGCTCCGGGAACAACGGTTATTGACCTAGTGTTAAATGGTGAAACTATTACAGGTAGTATCACATCAACAGATGCTCCAACAGTTGCATCGTATGTTGCTGGCTTAATCAATGCTAAAACAGCAAAAACAGGTGTTGAGGCAAATATTACAGGCGGTACAGGACTTTATCTTACAAACAATAACCAAACAGGTACTGAAGCTGCAACAAAAAATATTAAATTAACCAAAGGTGGAACGGATACAACTGCATTAGCTTCTACTAATGTTATTACAGCATATCAATATACATATACCTCAAGCCCACTTAATACAACACATAGCTATAATGATGGTGCAGAAAGAACATTTACAACAACAGAAGATTTAAGAGAAGCACTCCAAAAAGATGCAAGACTTTATGTTGATTATACAGGAGATGGTGCAGCTGACAAAAATGATGGTGTTACCGTAAAAGTTAACAGTACAGGTCAATTTGAAATTTCAAATCCTGCAGGCGATGCCTTTAATGCTGATGATGGCGATGTTGTCGATAGTACATTAGTCACACCTATTACAATGACTTCAACTGCCCTTTCAACTGCGCTATCATCACAAGCTATCTCTTTTCCTGCTGGTACTACCTTAACATCTAGATTTTCTCCATCAGCCAATACAACCGTTAATGGTGTTGTTTATGGGCCAACAGGTGCTGGTGGTACTACTATTCCTGCTGGAACATTACTTACAACAGCAGTGACTATTCCTGCTGGTTCAGCGGCTTATTCTGCAACAAGTGGTGAATTAAATACGGCTCTTGGTCTTGGAGCCATTACTTTTCCAGCTGGCTCAACATTATCATCAGCTATTACACCACTTACTGCTACTACTGTTAATGGTGTCGTTTATGGACCTGTTCCTGCTCCTGGTGGAACTACTATTCCTGCTGGAACTCTACTTACTAATGCGGCAACTATTCCTGCTGGTTCAACCGTTGCAGCTGGACCAGACACACCAATACCTGCAGGAACTATTTTACCAGCTGGAGCAACTTTTGCAGAAGCTGCTCTTATTACTACACTTCCAGCTGGTACAAATTTCAAATCAGCAGACGATTTTGACCTTTATTTAACCGTTACAAATCTTACCAATGCAAGCAATAACATAGCTGCAAATAATAACTTTAGTACAACCATTAATGCTCTTCAAGGAACATTAACATCAGGTACATCTGTTAGAACATCTCAAGCCGTTTATGCAGCAAGCCATGCATCTAGTATTGATGTATATGACTCATTGGGTTCTAAACACACCGTAAGATTTGAATTTACAAAAACAGGCTTTACTACTGATGGTGGTACTGAATGGTCAGTACTCATTTCTGTTCCAGAACCAGGCGATATCAATCTTGGAAACTTCCCTGAAAATATTGTTACAGGAACCGTTAGCTTTAATTCCGATGGTTCTTTAGCAACTTATTCGCCAAGAAGCCTTACCTATACAGCAAATAATGGTTCAACTCCAAATCAAAATGTTGAACTTAAATTTGGAACACTTGGACAATTTGATGGTATGACCAGTTTTGATAAAGACTCTAACACTTCAGGTATTAGCCAAGATGGTTATGCGGGTGGTGATCTTAATGGTTTAAGTGTTGATGAGACAGGTACAATTATTGGTAGTTTTACCAATGGTAGAAGCTTTG includes the following:
- the flgE gene encoding flagellar hook protein FlgE yields the protein MRSLWAGVTGLQAHQIAMDVEGNNIANVNTTGFKYSRANFSDLLSQTAKIATAPQGELGGKNAMQIGLGTQISTVTKIFKQGSIETTDKTTDLAIQGDGFFIVSPDGGSTYKYTRSGDFTFDANGNFVDTNGYIAQGWTRDEKTLAIDSTSPIANITIPPGLTTPANASKYISIKANLDSGDSVGTHKSVIYSLDSNHGWADVNGNGIQEATETHDEDDVGSNMFDTSKKLYERGQDFGALFNSDGKAFNLTTGQGIWTSFAQARTNTVTMTAPGTTVIDLVLNGETITGSITSTDAPTVASYVAGLINAKTAKTGVEANITGGTGLYLTNNNQTGTEAATKNIKLTKGGTDTTALASTNVITAYQYTYTSSPLNTTHSYNDGAERTFTTTEDLREALQKDARLYVDYTGDGAADKNDGVTVKVNSTGQFEISNPAGDAFNADDGDVVDSTLVTPITMTSTALSTALSSQAISFPAGTTLTSRFSPSANTTVNGVVYGPTGAGGTTIPAGTLLTTAVTIPAGSAAYSATSGELNTALGLGAITFPAGSTLSSAITPLTATTVNGVVYGPVPAPGGTTIPAGTLLTNAATIPAGSTVAAGPDTPIPAGTILPAGATFAEAALITTLPAGTNFKSADDFDLYLTVTNLTNASNNIAANNNFSTTINALQGTLTSGTSVRTSQAVYAASHASSIDVYDSLGSKHTVRFEFTKTGFTTDGGTEWSVLISVPEPGDINLGNFPENIVTGTVSFNSDGSLATYSPRSLTYTANNGSTPNQNVELKFGTLGQFDGMTSFDKDSNTSGISQDGYAGGDLNGLSVDETGTIIGSFTNGRSFALAQVAMATFTNNQGLESDGGNCFVQTSNSGDPIVGQASTGGKGSIQASSLEMSNVDLSRSLTQLIVIQRGYQANSKTITTADEMLNTLLQLK